A region of Streptomyces sp. R44 DNA encodes the following proteins:
- a CDS encoding DUF2188 domain-containing protein, producing the protein MAAKRTVYHVEPSGERAAAAGVKWQVEAREGRRLLHEPHRTQQEAIAAARQRAKEHTPAQVVVHARDGHIRTAYIYGDTLASPDGRGRRPGQRGGVF; encoded by the coding sequence ATGGCAGCGAAACGGACCGTCTACCACGTCGAACCGTCCGGCGAGCGGGCGGCGGCAGCAGGCGTGAAGTGGCAGGTCGAGGCCAGAGAGGGACGTCGGCTGCTGCACGAGCCGCACCGCACTCAGCAGGAGGCGATCGCCGCCGCCCGCCAGCGCGCCAAGGAGCACACCCCGGCACAGGTTGTCGTCCACGCCCGCGACGGGCACATCCGCACCGCGTACATCTACGGCGACACCCTGGCGTCCCCTGACGGGCGTGGCCGCAGACCAGGACAGCGCGGAGGCGTCTTCTAA
- a CDS encoding DUF3027 domain-containing protein, producing MGRGPDYRDEWFDEQCGGRRFWVALSGELGGDWGACTHAASTSDGQVRFEHDGCAFFTVREDGSFG from the coding sequence ATGGGCCGAGGTCCCGATTATCGGGATGAGTGGTTTGACGAGCAGTGCGGCGGGCGCCGGTTCTGGGTCGCGCTGAGCGGCGAGCTGGGTGGTGACTGGGGAGCCTGCACCCACGCCGCGTCGACGTCCGATGGGCAGGTGCGCTTCGAGCACGACGGCTGTGCCTTCTTCACGGTCCGCGAAGACGGCTCGTTCGGCTGA
- a CDS encoding flavodoxin family protein, producing the protein MDTTTETTPLRAVALVCTLSPSPKQSSSQLLAEQTMEALAEHGVTGKVIRIADHDVRPGVEVDMGSGDAWPEIRDTILGCDILVLSTPIWLGHPSSIAQRVLERLDAELGESDDEGRMLTYGKAAAVCVVGNEDGAHHVSAELFQGLNDVGFSLAPNAVTYWVGEAMQGTDYQDLDKTPEKTAATTRTLAANTAHLARRLKAAPYPPSS; encoded by the coding sequence ATGGACACCACGACCGAGACCACGCCGCTGCGCGCCGTCGCGCTGGTCTGCACCCTGTCCCCGTCGCCGAAGCAGTCCAGCTCCCAGTTGCTGGCCGAGCAGACCATGGAGGCCCTCGCCGAGCACGGTGTCACCGGGAAGGTGATCCGGATCGCCGACCACGACGTCAGACCGGGTGTCGAGGTCGACATGGGAAGCGGTGACGCCTGGCCGGAGATCCGCGACACGATCCTGGGCTGCGACATCCTGGTCCTGTCCACGCCCATCTGGCTCGGCCACCCTTCCAGCATCGCCCAGCGCGTCCTGGAGCGCCTCGACGCCGAACTGGGCGAGAGCGACGACGAGGGCCGCATGCTCACCTACGGGAAGGCCGCGGCCGTGTGCGTCGTCGGCAATGAGGACGGCGCCCACCATGTCAGCGCCGAACTCTTCCAGGGCCTCAACGATGTGGGGTTCTCCCTCGCGCCGAACGCGGTCACCTACTGGGTCGGCGAAGCCATGCAGGGCACCGACTACCAGGACCTCGACAAGACTCCCGAGAAGACCGCCGCGACGACCCGGACCCTCGCCGCGAACACCGCGCACCTCGCGCGCCGCCTCAAGGCCGCCCCCTACCCGCCCTCTTCCTGA